One Streptomyces formicae genomic window, AGCAGCGCGGCGATCGTGTGGCGCGAGGCGGTGCCGTGCACCACGACCGGCTCGTCCGGGCGGGCGCCGCGGGCGAGCAGGGCGTGGGCCACCGCGCGCGAGACCTCGTCGAGTTCGCGGTAGCTGAAGGTGCCCGTGCCGTCGGCGACGGCGGACGCGCGGCCGCCGAGGCGGGGCTCGACGAGGTCGAGGATGTGCGGCGGCTCACCGGTCCAGCGGGGCCCGGCGAGCCGGACGTCGCCGGTGGCGCGGGCCGCTGCCATGTCAGCGGACCAGTCCGGTCAGGGCGTCCAGGTAGGTGGCGACGGCGCGTTCCATCCACACGGTGCTGAACAGATGGGTGTCGTAGGTGATGTAGCCGCCCGGCTCGTCGTCCCAGCGCATCGTCCAGAAGAACGGCAGCGGCATCGGCAGCGCCGACTGGGAGTCCAGCGTGAGCCGGTCCAGGGCGAGCGCGGGCGTCCGTGTCGCCGGGCGCACCGGTGAGCGCACGATCACCTGGAAGACGGGGGCGACCAGATCGCGTGCGGTCATCAGCTCCAGGAGCTGCGGGGACTGCTCGAGGACACGGATCAGCGGGATGTCGTTGGCGTACGCCTCTCGGCAGCGCCGGTCGACGCGCGGGCACAGCTCCCGCAGGGCCTCCGGGTCGTGCGCGCCGGAGTGCTCGATCTGGATCTGCAGGACGTTGAGCAGGAAGCCGACGGTGTCCCATTCGGACGGGATGCGGCCCGCCGTGATGACCGGGACCAGGGCGTCGCCCGGTGGCAGCAGCGCGCCGACGAAGGCGGTGAGGAGCAGGGTGAACGGGGTGGTGCGGCCGTGCCGTGCCGTCAGGCGCACGGCGTCGCGCAGTTCAGAATCGATGCGGAAGGAGTGCACGGCGGTCGGCCCCGGCGCGGCGTCGGGCGTCTCGGCCGGCAGCCCGAGACCCTCCACCGCGGTGAGCCGGTCCCGCCAGTACGGCAGTGCCTGGCCGATGCGGGCCTGCCACTTGTCGCCGTGGTCCTCCGCCGCGATGTCGGCGTACTGCATGACGTCCGCCGAGAGCGGCGGATCGCCGCGGAGCCTGGCGCTGTAGGCGGTGACGACATCGCGGGCGAGCACGTCCTGCGACCAGGCGTCGGCCGCGATGTGGTGGGCGACGAGGACGAGGACCGCCTCGTCGCCCTTGCGGCCCAGGTCCGCCCAGAGCAGCGGGGGTTCGTCGCACGGGTGGGGCCGCAGGGCGACCTCCGCGATCCACTCGTCGAACGAACGGCCGGGGCCGAGGCGGGTCACGGCGAGCCGGGACGGCATCGGGGGCAGCACCCGCTGCCGCAGGGCACCGCCGTCGCGCAGCAGCAGGGTGCGCAGTGCGCCGTGGCGGGCGACGACGTCGTCCAGGGCCCGGCGCAGCACCCGTTCGTCCACCGTGCCCGACACCCGGTAGGCCGCGCGCACCAGGAACCCGGGTTGCAGGACGGTGCCCGGCAGGAGCGACTCCACGAGGCCCAGGAGTTCTTGCGCGTACGTGGCTCGGTGCGTGGCGTGGGTGTCCTGGGCGGCTCGGTGCGTGGCGTGGGTCGCGCCGGGCGTGTCGTGCGTCGCGCGGGGCGTGGCTTCCGTCACCGCGCCACCTCCTTCTGCCTCGGCCGTACGCGTACGGGCAGGTGTGTGATGCCGGAGAGGAACGTCGATCGCGCCCGCCGGGGCTCGCCGGTCACCTCGATCCCGGCGTACCGGGCGAACAGTTCCGCGAAGAACAGCCGGAGCGTGACCCTGGCGATGCCCGCGCCCGCGCAGTAATGGGGGCCCGCGCCGAACGCGAGGTGCCGGTTGCGGCGCCGACCCGGGTCGAACACGTCGGGGCGGTGGAACACGGCCTCGTCGTGGTTGGCGGAGCCGAGCCAGGCCACGACCGGGTCGCCCTCGGCGAGGGGCACACCGGCCAGGACGACGGGCCGTCGCGCGTGGCGCATGAAGTGACGCGCGGGCGATGCCCGGCGCAGCGCCTCCTCCACCCCGCTGTCGAGCAGGTCGGGCCGGTCGGCCCAGTCCGCGTAGCGGCCGGTGCGGGAGAGTTCGAACACGGCGGCCGAAGGCACGTGGGCCAGCGTCACGCTCGCGCCGAGCAGCAGGCTGTAACAGTTCGAGAGGACCTCGCCGGGCGTGAGGCGCGCGCCGTCGACCTCCATGGCCAGCAGCACGTCGACCAGGTCGCCGGGTTCCTCGTGCGGCCGCTCCGGGTGGTCGTGGTGCGTCCCACGCCGCCGCTCGCGCACCAAGTCGGCGAAGTACGCGAAGAGTTCGCGGTGACCGCGCTCCAGGGTCGCCTCGGATCCGCCGGGCAGCCGGTGTTCGGGGTCGTCCTCGGCCGCGCACATCATCGCGAGCCGCACGAGGCGGGGGCGGTCCCGCGCGGGAAGGCCGAGCAGCGGGCCGAGCACCACCAGCGGGAGCTGCGCGCAGGCCGCGGCGAAGTCGAACGTCCGC contains:
- a CDS encoding condensation domain-containing protein, which translates into the protein MTEATPRATHDTPGATHATHRAAQDTHATHRATYAQELLGLVESLLPGTVLQPGFLVRAAYRVSGTVDERVLRRALDDVVARHGALRTLLLRDGGALRQRVLPPMPSRLAVTRLGPGRSFDEWIAEVALRPHPCDEPPLLWADLGRKGDEAVLVLVAHHIAADAWSQDVLARDVVTAYSARLRGDPPLSADVMQYADIAAEDHGDKWQARIGQALPYWRDRLTAVEGLGLPAETPDAAPGPTAVHSFRIDSELRDAVRLTARHGRTTPFTLLLTAFVGALLPPGDALVPVITAGRIPSEWDTVGFLLNVLQIQIEHSGAHDPEALRELCPRVDRRCREAYANDIPLIRVLEQSPQLLELMTARDLVAPVFQVIVRSPVRPATRTPALALDRLTLDSQSALPMPLPFFWTMRWDDEPGGYITYDTHLFSTVWMERAVATYLDALTGLVR
- a CDS encoding cytochrome P450, giving the protein MTVPPAEVNLADPALYTEGDPYAAWRALRAHAPVSWQQVSDALGFWSVTRYADVERVLADHASFTSERGTLLSLLGRSDPAAGRQMAVTDPPRHDRMRAPLHRALRLRSAEAHTEQIRAGIRELLPDVPPGEERTFDFAAACAQLPLVVLGPLLGLPARDRPRLVRLAMMCAAEDDPEHRLPGGSEATLERGHRELFAYFADLVRERRRGTHHDHPERPHEEPGDLVDVLLAMEVDGARLTPGEVLSNCYSLLLGASVTLAHVPSAAVFELSRTGRYADWADRPDLLDSGVEEALRRASPARHFMRHARRPVVLAGVPLAEGDPVVAWLGSANHDEAVFHRPDVFDPGRRRNRHLAFGAGPHYCAGAGIARVTLRLFFAELFARYAGIEVTGEPRRARSTFLSGITHLPVRVRPRQKEVAR